A section of the Alkalihalobacillus sp. LMS39 genome encodes:
- a CDS encoding VOC family protein, with protein sequence MNRLNIITLGTKDIVKSHNFFKKLGFDTSVSGPETEPDIIFFKNEGTKIALYPIGELAKDINEHHPPTISKGFQGITLAYNAKSQAEVDEVLKKAKLAGATIQKEAQKTDWGGYGGYFTDLDGYYWEVAYGEMWEFDESNMLIIHDE encoded by the coding sequence ATGAACAGATTAAATATCATCACACTTGGGACAAAGGATATTGTAAAGTCGCATAATTTCTTTAAAAAGCTTGGCTTTGATACTTCGGTCAGTGGACCAGAAACAGAGCCTGATATTATTTTCTTTAAAAATGAAGGAACTAAAATCGCCTTGTATCCAATAGGAGAACTCGCCAAAGATATTAATGAACATCACCCTCCGACAATATCAAAAGGATTTCAAGGCATAACATTAGCTTATAATGCAAAATCACAGGCCGAAGTTGATGAAGTGTTAAAAAAGGCTAAACTGGCTGGAGCGACAATTCAAAAAGAAGCTCAAAAGACGGACTGGGGTGGCTACGGAGGATATTTTACTGACCTTGATGGCTATTACTGGGAGGTCGCGTATGGAGAGATGTGGGAGTTTGATGAGTCGAATATGTTAATTATTCACGATGAGTAA
- the sspK gene encoding small, acid-soluble spore protein K → MRNKAKGFPNRMSFNGEPFAKEEYSSKRPDGSTRDHPQERMRQSTEDRRNR, encoded by the coding sequence ATGCGAAATAAAGCAAAAGGCTTTCCGAATCGAATGTCATTTAATGGTGAACCATTTGCCAAAGAAGAATATTCTTCAAAACGCCCTGATGGTTCTACTCGCGACCATCCCCAAGAACGTATGCGACAATCTACAGAGGACAGAAGAAACAGATAA
- the recX gene encoding recombination regulator RecX, giving the protein MTVITRIVVQKNNKQRYSIFINRGQGEEYGFSVEEDVLISQGLQKGLEIDEDKLQQVLYEDQIRKAYNMAIQYLSYRLRTVKELTGYLHKKEYEADIITNVVERIKQHGYVNDLEFAEMFVRTRMSTSDKGPIVIRQELLQKGVAEEWIEQSLQQYSFLDQVEKVLTIIRKKEKQTSKESKQQQKQKIFTYIIAKGFSRDSIETAWKQLEPDEEEKQKEKEALQFQGEKALRKYKQYQGREKNMKIKQWLYRKGFSVYDIDLFLEENNE; this is encoded by the coding sequence ATGACTGTAATTACGCGAATTGTCGTTCAAAAAAACAATAAACAGCGCTATTCTATTTTTATTAATCGAGGACAAGGGGAAGAATACGGATTTAGTGTAGAAGAAGATGTTCTTATTTCTCAAGGCTTACAAAAAGGCCTAGAAATTGATGAGGATAAATTGCAACAAGTATTGTATGAAGACCAAATCCGAAAAGCATACAACATGGCGATTCAATATTTATCTTACCGCTTGCGGACAGTTAAAGAATTAACCGGCTATTTACATAAAAAAGAGTATGAAGCAGACATTATTACTAATGTTGTCGAACGGATAAAACAACATGGTTATGTTAACGATTTAGAGTTTGCTGAAATGTTTGTTCGAACAAGAATGTCAACGAGTGATAAAGGACCTATCGTCATTCGCCAAGAGCTTCTCCAAAAAGGAGTAGCAGAAGAATGGATTGAACAAAGTTTACAACAGTATTCCTTTTTAGACCAAGTCGAAAAAGTGCTGACCATCATACGAAAAAAAGAAAAGCAAACGAGTAAAGAATCAAAACAGCAACAAAAACAAAAAATATTTACTTATATTATTGCAAAAGGATTTTCAAGAGACAGTATAGAAACTGCTTGGAAACAACTAGAACCAGACGAAGAGGAAAAACAGAAAGAAAAAGAAGCGCTACAGTTTCAAGGTGAAAAAGCACTACGCAAATATAAACAATATCAAGGCAGAGAAAAAAATATGAAGATTAAACAATGGTTATATCGAAAAGGATTTTCGGTATATGACATTGACTTGTTTTTAGAAGAAAACAACGAGTAA
- a CDS encoding IS1182 family transposase, which translates to MFKHYTMNQIILPLDLEVKLQENDIAYAVNDLVEQIPDEAFASFLRETGNPAYHPRMMMKVILCAYTQSVFSGRKIEALLKDSVRMMWLAQGYEPSYRTINRFRVHQEVKELLRQCFVQFRCQLVQEKLIEEEAIFIDGTKIEANANKFTFVWRKAVEKYSANLVEKSNQMYDELLEKEIIPEIERENLDELSTEELVKVVKKLDDKVEEYDNQIEASKDVSERKQLRSERKIPKQYRKQFKNYVARKQKYQNDMAIFGERNSYSKSDHDATFMRMKDDYMKNGQLKAGYNVQIATEGQYTLAFDVFSNPTDTRTLIPFLDKIEESFFKLPPYIVADAGYGSEQNYVDVIEHRERIPLITYNMYRKEKKKKYKNNAFYTTNWDYNEETDSYTCPNGKNLVFRYISNRKDKDGFTRTFKVYECEDCSSCPFRSQCTKAKEGYHRKIQYNEKWEQQKEYVRQQLSEEKTGEIYGRRKTDVEPVFGFLKANLHFTRLSVRGKEKVKNELGFAFLAVNLRKYIARSG; encoded by the coding sequence CTACGCCGTCAATGATCTCGTAGAACAGATTCCCGATGAAGCATTCGCTAGCTTTTTACGTGAAACGGGTAACCCTGCTTATCATCCACGGATGATGATGAAAGTGATTTTGTGTGCTTACACGCAATCTGTTTTCTCTGGTAGAAAGATCGAGGCATTACTCAAAGATAGTGTTCGTATGATGTGGCTAGCTCAAGGGTATGAACCGAGTTATCGTACCATCAATCGTTTCCGTGTCCATCAAGAAGTAAAGGAATTACTACGCCAGTGCTTCGTACAATTTCGTTGTCAGCTCGTACAAGAAAAATTGATTGAGGAGGAAGCGATTTTTATTGATGGAACGAAAATTGAAGCGAATGCCAATAAGTTTACGTTTGTTTGGCGAAAAGCGGTCGAAAAATACAGTGCCAATTTGGTGGAGAAGTCCAACCAAATGTATGATGAGTTGTTGGAAAAAGAAATTATTCCAGAAATCGAACGGGAAAACCTGGATGAACTATCTACGGAAGAACTCGTAAAAGTAGTGAAAAAGCTTGATGACAAGGTAGAGGAATATGATAACCAAATAGAAGCGAGTAAAGATGTAAGTGAACGAAAACAACTTCGTTCGGAACGCAAAATTCCAAAGCAGTATCGGAAACAGTTCAAGAATTATGTAGCTCGCAAACAAAAATATCAAAACGACATGGCCATATTCGGAGAGCGAAACAGTTACTCAAAATCGGATCATGATGCGACTTTTATGCGAATGAAAGATGATTATATGAAGAACGGCCAACTAAAAGCCGGTTATAATGTGCAAATTGCGACAGAAGGACAATACACGCTCGCTTTTGATGTATTCTCTAACCCGACCGATACACGCACACTAATCCCTTTTCTGGACAAAATCGAGGAAAGTTTCTTTAAGCTGCCCCCATATATTGTCGCTGACGCAGGCTATGGTAGTGAACAAAACTACGTAGATGTAATCGAACATCGAGAGCGTATCCCATTAATTACCTATAACATGTATCGTAAAGAGAAAAAGAAGAAATATAAGAATAACGCTTTCTACACCACCAATTGGGACTATAACGAGGAAACGGATTCTTACACATGCCCAAATGGAAAAAACTTGGTGTTCCGATACATCTCAAATCGAAAAGACAAAGATGGATTTACACGAACGTTTAAGGTTTATGAGTGTGAAGACTGTTCAAGTTGTCCATTCCGTTCCCAATGCACCAAGGCTAAAGAAGGCTATCATCGGAAAATACAGTACAACGAAAAATGGGAACAGCAAAAAGAATACGTAAGACAACAGCTTTCAGAAGAGAAAACGGGTGAAATCTACGGTAGGCGTAAAACCGATGTGGAACCAGTTTTCGGATTTTTGAAGGCTAATTTGCATTTCACTCGTCTGTCAGTGAGAGGCAAAGAGAAGGTGAAAAATGAATTAGGGTTTGCCTTCTTGGCGGTGAACTTGAGAAAGTACATTGCCAGGAGCGGCTAA
- a CDS encoding YfhJ family protein, whose product MNERFEKLANQLLEKNDQLSYGQARAWVEGMWEDFEATYAKAGRSYKGQEVTEQIVQNWIQQYGPTLHEFASKNEKFAHLLKDDHLKH is encoded by the coding sequence ATGAATGAACGCTTTGAAAAATTGGCAAATCAATTATTAGAAAAAAATGATCAATTATCATACGGACAAGCGCGCGCCTGGGTAGAAGGAATGTGGGAAGACTTCGAAGCAACCTATGCAAAAGCAGGACGTTCCTACAAAGGACAAGAAGTAACAGAACAAATCGTTCAAAATTGGATTCAACAATACGGCCCAACCTTACACGAATTCGCATCCAAAAACGAAAAATTCGCCCACCTCCTAAAAGACGACCACTTAAAACACTGA
- a CDS encoding YfhH family protein has protein sequence MEKRYSEMTEHELKEEISRLNEKAKKAEQMGMVSEFAVYERRMVMAKAYLLNPDDYKPGTTYDFIDESDTFTIEYMNGTFAWGYRSNSKEIEGVPISLLKNK, from the coding sequence GTGGAAAAGCGTTACAGTGAAATGACCGAACATGAACTTAAAGAGGAAATAAGTCGACTTAACGAAAAAGCGAAAAAAGCCGAACAAATGGGAATGGTTTCTGAATTTGCTGTTTATGAAAGAAGAATGGTTATGGCGAAAGCGTATTTACTAAATCCCGATGATTATAAGCCAGGTACCACATACGATTTTATTGATGAAAGTGATACATTCACAATTGAATATATGAATGGTACGTTTGCTTGGGGATATCGTTCAAACAGTAAAGAAATTGAAGGTGTACCTATTTCACTTTTAAAAAATAAGTAA
- the mutY gene encoding A/G-specific adenine glycosylase, producing MTLIEEIMREFDSKSFTDQLIAWYEGEKRDLPWRENGDPYRVWVSEIMLQQTRVETVIPYFNNFIHQFPTIEALASADEEKVLKAWEGLGYYSRVRNLQSAVREVAASYGGKVPNTKEEISKLKGVGPYTAGAILSIAYNVPEPAVDGNVMRVLSRVLLVKEDIAKVKTRKLFEDAVRELISKEKPSEFNQGIMELGALICTPKSPGCLLCPVRDVCRAYAQGVQKELPIKQKKKQPRHVEIAAAVIRNEDGQVLIHRRGEDGLLAKLWEFPNHETLNVETQTEELQVFLKEQYKIDVKINKNPVQTVVHTFSHLVWNITVYEATLQNDAREQADVKFVSKKTIEAYPFPVSHQKIIEANV from the coding sequence ATGACGTTGATTGAGGAGATAATGAGAGAGTTTGACAGCAAGAGCTTTACAGATCAACTAATCGCATGGTATGAAGGGGAAAAGCGTGACTTACCATGGCGGGAAAATGGAGATCCTTATCGCGTTTGGGTTTCTGAAATTATGCTACAACAAACAAGAGTAGAAACAGTCATCCCTTATTTTAATAACTTTATTCACCAGTTTCCAACGATTGAAGCATTGGCATCAGCTGACGAAGAAAAGGTATTAAAAGCATGGGAAGGGCTTGGCTATTATTCGCGAGTAAGAAATTTACAATCAGCCGTACGTGAAGTAGCAGCATCGTACGGAGGAAAAGTTCCGAATACGAAAGAAGAAATTTCAAAATTAAAAGGGGTAGGTCCGTATACTGCAGGAGCGATATTAAGTATTGCTTATAATGTGCCCGAGCCTGCTGTCGATGGAAATGTGATGAGAGTGTTGTCACGTGTCCTATTAGTTAAAGAAGATATAGCAAAAGTAAAAACGCGTAAATTGTTCGAGGATGCGGTTAGAGAACTGATTTCAAAAGAAAAACCGTCCGAGTTTAATCAAGGAATTATGGAGTTAGGGGCTTTAATTTGCACGCCGAAATCACCTGGATGTTTACTTTGTCCTGTTCGGGATGTTTGCCGTGCGTATGCCCAAGGAGTTCAAAAAGAACTGCCAATCAAACAAAAGAAAAAGCAACCACGCCATGTTGAAATCGCAGCGGCTGTCATTCGAAATGAAGATGGACAAGTCCTAATTCATCGGCGCGGTGAAGATGGGTTATTGGCTAAGCTATGGGAATTTCCAAATCATGAAACTTTGAATGTGGAAACTCAAACAGAAGAATTACAAGTTTTTTTAAAAGAACAATATAAGATTGATGTTAAAATAAATAAGAATCCGGTACAAACCGTTGTACACACGTTTTCTCATTTAGTTTGGAATATCACCGTGTATGAAGCTACATTACAAAATGATGCGAGAGAACAGGCCGATGTCAAATTTGTTTCGAAAAAAACAATTGAAGCATATCCTTTCCCTGTTTCTCATCAAAAAATAATTGAAGCAAATGTATAA
- a CDS encoding Lrp/AsnC family transcriptional regulator → MKLDETDRKILELLTEDGRMSYVDIGKALGLSRVSVRDRVEQMKKSGIIEKFSVVINSDMAGKQVSAFFEVDCKPSSLVEVAQALADNPNVASCYQMTGPSTLHMHVLVEDFKSLEKFINHELYDLDGITRVESHILLRRFKSRTGLKL, encoded by the coding sequence GTGAAGTTAGATGAGACAGACCGCAAGATTTTAGAACTCCTGACAGAGGACGGGAGAATGTCTTATGTTGATATTGGAAAAGCATTAGGGTTATCACGTGTATCAGTACGAGACAGAGTTGAACAAATGAAAAAAAGTGGGATTATCGAGAAATTTAGTGTTGTCATTAACTCGGATATGGCTGGGAAACAAGTGTCGGCTTTTTTCGAAGTCGATTGCAAACCATCGTCATTAGTGGAAGTCGCCCAAGCCTTAGCAGATAACCCTAACGTCGCGAGCTGTTACCAAATGACAGGTCCGAGTACATTACATATGCACGTATTAGTGGAAGATTTCAAAAGTCTAGAAAAATTTATTAATCACGAATTGTACGATTTGGATGGCATTACGAGGGTGGAAAGTCATATTCTATTACGAAGATTTAAAAGCCGAACAGGGTTAAAGCTATAG
- a CDS encoding sugar O-acetyltransferase yields MKTEKEKMLAGEMYNPADPVLLKDREEARRKVRIYNQTLESEGEKRVQLLKDLLGSTGEHVYMEPNIRFDYGYNTHVGENFFANFDCIILDVCEVRFGDNCMLAPNVQIYTATHPLHPIERNSGREYAKPISFGNNVWIGGSAVINPGVTVGDNVVIASGAVVTKDVPDNVVVGGNPAKIIKHIEIEE; encoded by the coding sequence ATGAAGACGGAAAAAGAGAAAATGTTGGCTGGTGAAATGTACAATCCTGCTGACCCAGTTTTACTTAAGGATCGTGAAGAAGCAAGACGAAAAGTGAGGATTTATAATCAAACATTAGAAAGTGAAGGGGAAAAGCGTGTACAACTATTAAAAGACTTGCTTGGTTCCACTGGTGAACACGTTTATATGGAGCCAAATATCCGGTTTGATTATGGTTATAACACTCATGTAGGAGAAAACTTCTTTGCTAACTTTGACTGTATCATATTAGATGTTTGTGAAGTCCGATTTGGTGATAATTGTATGCTTGCACCAAACGTGCAAATCTATACAGCCACACATCCACTCCATCCAATAGAACGGAATTCAGGGAGAGAATATGCGAAACCGATATCGTTTGGGAACAATGTATGGATCGGTGGTAGTGCCGTTATTAATCCAGGTGTTACCGTCGGCGACAATGTCGTCATTGCTTCAGGAGCAGTCGTGACAAAAGATGTACCTGATAATGTCGTTGTCGGCGGCAACCCTGCAAAAATCATTAAACATATTGAAATAGAAGAGTAA
- a CDS encoding glucose 1-dehydrogenase, whose amino-acid sequence MDLGLRGKVVVVTGGSKGIGKGIAASFLQEGAKVAIIARNQASLEEAKAELGSVSLYQADVTNQDQRKKVFDAIIKDFKQIDILINNAGGSNGSTIAETDLALFEEAMQLNFFSAVECSKLVLPIMKEKKSGVIINISSVFGRESGGKPTYNSAKAAMISFTKSMADEVIKDGIRVNGVAPGSILHPTGNWQRRLEENPEKIEKFIKDEIPAGRFGTVEEIANVVLFLASEKASWVVGATVNVDGGQSKANF is encoded by the coding sequence GTGGATTTAGGATTAAGAGGAAAAGTTGTAGTCGTAACAGGAGGCTCAAAAGGAATAGGCAAAGGAATCGCTGCTTCATTTTTACAAGAAGGTGCAAAAGTAGCGATAATTGCTCGGAATCAAGCTAGCTTAGAGGAAGCAAAAGCTGAGCTTGGTTCAGTTTCTTTATATCAAGCAGATGTAACAAATCAAGACCAGCGAAAAAAAGTGTTTGATGCGATTATAAAAGATTTTAAACAAATTGATATTCTTATAAATAATGCTGGCGGAAGCAATGGGAGTACAATTGCTGAAACGGATTTGGCTTTATTTGAAGAAGCAATGCAGCTTAATTTCTTTTCCGCTGTTGAATGTAGTAAGCTCGTATTGCCGATAATGAAGGAAAAAAAGTCAGGAGTTATTATTAATATTTCCTCTGTATTTGGACGTGAATCTGGAGGGAAACCTACATACAATAGTGCCAAAGCTGCGATGATTAGTTTCACAAAATCGATGGCAGATGAAGTCATAAAGGATGGCATCCGAGTAAACGGGGTAGCGCCAGGATCAATTTTACATCCAACTGGAAACTGGCAAAGAAGATTAGAAGAAAACCCAGAAAAAATCGAAAAATTTATCAAAGATGAAATTCCTGCCGGGCGATTTGGAACAGTAGAAGAAATCGCAAATGTCGTGTTATTTTTAGCAAGTGAAAAAGCATCATGGGTTGTAGGAGCAACAGTAAATGTCGATGGTGGCCAGTCAAAAGCAAATTTTTAA
- the map gene encoding type I methionyl aminopeptidase gives MIMLKSKREIGLMHDAGKLLAECHREIKEKIRPGITTLEIDEFVEDFLKKHGATPEQKGYKGYEFATCASLNDEICHGFPRKKPLEEGDIVTIDMVVNLKGGLADSAWTYGVGELSDKASRLLDITKTALYKSIEQAVVGNRLGDIGHAIQSYVEGEGHSVVRDFTGHGIGKTIHEDPAIFHFGLPGKGLRLKEGMVVTIEPMVNIGTWQCKMDDNGWTARTRDGELSAQYEHTIAITADGPLILTEQ, from the coding sequence ATGATAATGTTAAAAAGCAAACGAGAAATTGGATTAATGCATGATGCAGGAAAACTCCTTGCAGAATGCCACCGGGAAATAAAAGAAAAAATACGCCCAGGGATTACGACGTTAGAAATTGATGAATTTGTAGAGGACTTTTTAAAAAAGCACGGCGCCACACCTGAACAAAAGGGGTATAAAGGATATGAGTTTGCAACATGCGCATCTTTAAACGATGAAATTTGCCACGGTTTCCCACGAAAAAAACCACTTGAAGAAGGCGATATTGTTACAATTGATATGGTCGTTAATTTAAAAGGTGGATTAGCCGATTCGGCATGGACTTATGGAGTTGGCGAGCTATCAGACAAAGCATCTCGCCTGCTCGATATTACAAAAACGGCGTTATATAAATCAATCGAACAAGCGGTTGTCGGAAATCGTTTAGGTGACATTGGCCATGCAATTCAATCGTATGTGGAAGGAGAAGGTCATTCGGTCGTTCGTGATTTCACCGGACATGGGATTGGAAAAACGATTCATGAAGACCCTGCGATCTTTCATTTTGGATTGCCAGGCAAAGGGCTTCGCCTAAAAGAAGGTATGGTGGTCACAATTGAACCAATGGTTAACATTGGAACATGGCAATGCAAAATGGATGATAACGGCTGGACAGCAAGAACACGGGACGGCGAACTATCAGCACAATATGAACATACGATTGCCATTACTGCAGATGGACCGTTGATTTTAACTGAACAATAG
- a CDS encoding L-lactate permease — MSTLVALTPIIAVLLFLVVLRMPAIKAMPISLLATAVLAYLYWNVPFIQIIAASLEGIIIGVSILYIVFGAILLLNTLQLSGAIDTIRNSFMGISPDRRVQLLLIAWLFGAFIEGAAGFGTPAAIAAPLLVALGFPPLAAVVLALVADSSPVSFGAVGTPINVGVAQGLQEGSALAPVVSSYVEDGNMLAYIQAIGAQVMSIDVFVGTLMPLVLVLLLTKCFGENRSFKEGLEIWKFALFAGLSFTLPALVVALFLGPEFPSIFGGLFGLVVVTFAAKKRFLLPKTTWDFPAREKWEKDWVGMIRPGGEGKQLKKKLPLMVAWIPYLLVGLFLVLTRIEVLPLKAWLQSVQLSWNEILGTPISTSLQPLYLPGMIFIVVSILTIFVHKMAVKDFFESVKISTSTIVGTAITLFTAVPMVRIFINSGVNDAGLASMPMELAKTAADVFGGAWPLVAPFIGALGSFISGSATFSNMMFSLFQFSVADQTGLNPTMVVSLQVLGSNAGNMICVLNVVAAASVVGLLGKEGAIIRLTLLPMLYYALFSGIIGMVMILLSS, encoded by the coding sequence ATGAGCACATTAGTCGCATTAACTCCAATTATCGCTGTGTTATTATTTTTAGTCGTGCTACGCATGCCTGCAATCAAAGCGATGCCGATTAGTTTATTAGCTACGGCAGTATTAGCGTATCTTTATTGGAATGTCCCGTTCATTCAAATCATTGCTGCTTCATTAGAAGGAATCATTATTGGTGTATCGATTTTATATATTGTGTTTGGTGCAATTTTATTATTAAACACATTACAGCTAAGCGGAGCCATTGACACGATTCGAAACAGCTTTATGGGAATCAGCCCTGACCGTCGTGTGCAATTACTGTTAATCGCTTGGCTGTTTGGTGCGTTTATTGAAGGGGCAGCTGGTTTTGGAACGCCAGCTGCGATTGCCGCACCATTGCTTGTTGCCTTAGGATTTCCGCCGTTAGCTGCTGTTGTGCTTGCCTTAGTTGCTGATAGTAGCCCGGTATCGTTTGGAGCGGTTGGAACACCGATAAATGTCGGGGTTGCCCAAGGGTTACAAGAAGGAAGTGCATTAGCTCCTGTTGTTAGTTCTTATGTGGAAGATGGAAATATGTTAGCTTATATTCAAGCGATTGGAGCACAAGTGATGAGTATTGATGTTTTTGTTGGAACATTGATGCCACTCGTTCTCGTTTTACTATTAACAAAATGCTTTGGTGAAAACCGTTCTTTTAAAGAAGGCTTAGAGATTTGGAAATTTGCTTTGTTTGCTGGTCTGTCTTTTACATTGCCCGCGCTTGTCGTAGCTCTCTTTTTAGGGCCTGAATTTCCTTCTATTTTCGGGGGATTATTCGGTTTAGTTGTCGTGACATTTGCAGCAAAAAAAAGGTTTCTTTTACCGAAGACAACTTGGGATTTCCCTGCGAGAGAAAAATGGGAAAAGGATTGGGTCGGTATGATCCGTCCTGGAGGAGAAGGAAAACAGCTAAAGAAAAAACTTCCTTTAATGGTTGCTTGGATTCCGTATTTACTTGTAGGGCTATTCCTTGTTTTAACAAGAATTGAAGTGTTACCACTTAAAGCATGGTTACAATCGGTTCAACTGTCATGGAATGAAATTTTAGGAACGCCAATAAGCACAAGCTTGCAACCATTATATTTACCAGGGATGATTTTTATCGTTGTTTCCATCCTCACGATTTTTGTTCATAAAATGGCTGTGAAAGACTTTTTTGAATCAGTGAAAATCTCAACGTCAACGATTGTAGGAACGGCAATCACATTGTTTACCGCAGTTCCGATGGTACGAATTTTTATTAATTCAGGAGTGAATGATGCAGGCTTAGCAAGCATGCCGATGGAATTAGCAAAAACAGCCGCAGATGTTTTCGGTGGTGCTTGGCCACTTGTTGCTCCTTTTATTGGTGCATTAGGCTCGTTTATATCAGGTAGTGCGACATTTAGTAATATGATGTTTTCATTATTCCAATTTAGTGTCGCTGACCAAACAGGCTTAAACCCTACAATGGTCGTAAGTTTACAAGTATTAGGATCAAATGCAGGCAATATGATTTGTGTTTTAAATGTTGTGGCCGCCGCTTCTGTTGTGGGACTACTCGGAAAAGAAGGGGCGATTATTCGCTTAACTTTATTGCCAATGCTGTATTATGCTTTATTTTCAGGAATCATTGGCATGGTGATGATTTTATTGTCATCGTAG
- a CDS encoding GNAT family N-acetyltransferase: MTDIQLIQTDKRMLEGIGSFCLRSKKKSPGYINKNKWLHDRFEEGLRYIQLIDNKKQVGFIEYTDAEYSSRVVHADNYSVIHCLWVSETGKGYGSELINKCLQDAKQQGKHGVVVVTNPSTSWTPSKEIFLNNGFTLIEEAPYQFELLVYPFEKSPVLPYFPTNWEERLKKYNNLTVLRSFQCPFVDVATENIKEGAKKLGLEVTIINIKSREELMELSPTPYGIFSVIYKGKLISFHRLTVHSVTKRIKELL; encoded by the coding sequence TTGACGGATATTCAGTTGATTCAAACAGACAAACGAATGCTCGAAGGGATTGGGAGTTTTTGTCTTCGTAGCAAGAAGAAATCTCCTGGCTACATAAATAAAAATAAATGGCTTCATGACCGATTTGAGGAAGGGTTACGTTATATTCAGTTGATTGATAATAAAAAACAAGTGGGATTTATTGAGTATACAGATGCTGAGTATTCTTCAAGAGTCGTCCATGCTGACAATTATAGTGTCATTCATTGTTTGTGGGTTAGTGAAACAGGGAAAGGCTATGGTTCAGAACTCATTAACAAATGTTTGCAAGATGCAAAACAACAAGGAAAACATGGGGTAGTTGTCGTAACAAACCCTAGTACTTCATGGACTCCAAGTAAAGAGATTTTTCTTAACAATGGCTTTACATTAATTGAGGAAGCGCCATACCAATTTGAATTACTTGTTTATCCGTTTGAAAAATCGCCCGTCCTCCCATATTTCCCGACAAATTGGGAGGAGAGGCTAAAGAAATATAATAACTTAACAGTACTTCGTTCCTTCCAATGCCCATTTGTAGACGTTGCGACTGAAAATATAAAAGAAGGAGCAAAAAAACTAGGACTTGAAGTAACGATAATAAACATAAAGAGCAGAGAAGAGTTAATGGAACTATCCCCTACTCCATATGGTATCTTTTCCGTTATATATAAGGGAAAACTCATTTCATTTCATCGATTGACTGTCCATTCGGTGACCAAAAGGATAAAGGAACTATTGTAG
- a CDS encoding metal-dependent hydrolase, translating to MDTGTHVVMGIAIGGLATLDPVIANDPVMKQSVMVAAIIGSQAPDFDTVLKLRNNATYIRNHRGITHSIPALLIWPFIIVGGIAMLTPEVNYLHLWLWTFLAVFLHVFVDIFNAYGTQALRPFSHRWVALGVINIFDPFIFLSHVVAIFIWGYGMAEPGITFLILYFILAFYYVWRISAKRKVVHHAKSLMPNATHVFVSPTMNYNKWHLVIRTPEKMQVAQSKNHEIHFFETYPFEPIPDDPVITAARVDKNLSAFLSFSPAYRWEKETLENGNLEVRFIDLRYRSKGHYPFVAIVQLNEDLQVMSSYTGWVFSEEKLQQKLSLATQ from the coding sequence ATGGATACAGGTACACACGTCGTCATGGGCATTGCAATTGGTGGACTAGCAACACTTGACCCTGTTATTGCAAATGACCCTGTTATGAAGCAGTCTGTTATGGTCGCAGCCATCATTGGCTCTCAAGCACCAGACTTTGACACTGTACTGAAATTACGAAACAATGCAACTTATATAAGAAACCATCGTGGCATTACACATTCCATCCCTGCTCTCCTTATATGGCCGTTTATTATTGTCGGTGGGATTGCGATGCTAACACCGGAAGTGAACTATTTACATTTATGGCTTTGGACATTTTTAGCGGTATTTTTACATGTGTTTGTTGATATATTTAATGCCTATGGCACACAAGCGCTCCGTCCTTTTTCACATCGATGGGTTGCTCTTGGTGTCATCAATATTTTTGACCCTTTTATCTTTTTAAGTCATGTAGTCGCCATTTTTATTTGGGGTTACGGCATGGCTGAGCCAGGAATTACGTTTCTCATATTGTATTTCATTCTTGCTTTTTATTATGTGTGGCGTATTTCAGCTAAACGAAAAGTCGTCCACCATGCTAAATCATTAATGCCAAATGCAACTCATGTGTTTGTTTCGCCGACAATGAACTATAATAAATGGCACTTAGTTATTCGGACTCCTGAAAAGATGCAAGTCGCTCAATCTAAAAACCATGAAATTCACTTTTTTGAAACGTATCCTTTTGAACCAATTCCAGATGACCCTGTAATTACAGCTGCTCGTGTTGACAAAAACTTATCTGCATTTTTATCGTTTTCTCCGGCCTATCGATGGGAAAAGGAAACATTGGAGAATGGCAACCTTGAAGTTCGCTTTATCGATTTACGTTATCGAAGCAAAGGCCACTACCCTTTTGTTGCTATTGTCCAATTAAACGAAGATCTCCAAGTGATGAGCTCGTACACAGGCTGGGTCTTTAGTGAAGAAAAACTTCAGCAAAAATTAAGTTTAGCTACCCAGTAA